In one Pseudomonas purpurea genomic region, the following are encoded:
- a CDS encoding MerR family DNA-binding transcriptional regulator, with product MSSQTYSISDLARELDITTRAIRFYEEQGLLSPERRGQERIYSPRDKVSLKLILRGKRIGFSLAECRELIELYDPSSGNTKQLHSMLVKISERREQLEQQLLDIEQMKLELDTAEERCVQALEQTLKSQESVQ from the coding sequence ATGAGCAGCCAGACTTACAGCATCTCCGACCTCGCCCGCGAGCTCGACATCACCACGCGGGCCATTCGCTTTTACGAGGAACAAGGTCTGCTCAGCCCCGAGCGACGAGGCCAGGAACGCATCTATTCGCCCCGCGACAAAGTCAGTCTGAAGCTGATCCTGCGGGGCAAGCGCATCGGTTTTTCCCTGGCCGAATGCCGCGAGTTGATTGAGCTCTATGACCCTTCCAGCGGTAACACCAAGCAACTGCACAGCATGCTGGTAAAAATCAGTGAGCGCCGGGAGCAGCTGGAACAGCAGCTGCTTGATATCGAACAGATGAAACTGGAACTCGACACCGCTGAAGAGCGCTGTGTCCAGGCGCTGGAACAAACGCTCAAAAGTCAGGAATCGGTTCAGTAG
- a CDS encoding hydroxymethylglutaryl-CoA lyase has translation MSLPTHVRLVEVGPRDGLQNEAQPISVADKVQLVDALSAAGLGYIEVGSFVSPKWVPQMAGSAEVFAQIQRKPGVTYGALAPNLRGFEDAIAAGVKEVAVFAAASEAFSQRNINCSISESLARFVPIMDAAKQHGISVRGYVSCVLGCPYEGNVPPAQVAMVARELYAMGCYEVSLGDTIGTGTAGATRTMFEVVSADVPRDKLAGHFHDTYGQAMANIYASLLEGITVFDSSIAGLGGCPYAKGASGNVATEDVLYLLNGLGIETGVDMERLILAGQQICNVLGRPTGSRVAKARSAQ, from the coding sequence ATGTCCCTTCCAACCCACGTACGCCTTGTCGAAGTCGGCCCGCGCGATGGCCTGCAAAATGAAGCCCAACCCATCAGCGTCGCGGACAAGGTACAACTGGTCGACGCCCTGAGCGCTGCGGGCCTCGGTTACATCGAAGTCGGCAGTTTCGTTTCGCCCAAATGGGTGCCGCAGATGGCCGGCTCTGCCGAGGTCTTCGCACAGATCCAGCGCAAACCTGGCGTGACCTACGGCGCACTGGCACCGAACCTGCGCGGGTTTGAAGACGCCATCGCGGCCGGGGTCAAGGAAGTCGCGGTGTTTGCCGCCGCGTCCGAAGCGTTCTCCCAACGCAACATCAATTGCTCGATCAGCGAAAGCCTGGCGCGTTTCGTGCCGATCATGGACGCCGCCAAACAGCATGGCATCAGCGTGCGCGGTTACGTGTCCTGTGTGCTGGGTTGCCCTTACGAAGGTAACGTCCCGCCTGCGCAAGTCGCCATGGTCGCGCGCGAGCTCTACGCCATGGGCTGCTACGAGGTCTCCCTCGGCGACACCATCGGCACCGGCACCGCAGGTGCCACGCGCACAATGTTCGAGGTGGTTTCGGCCGACGTACCACGGGACAAACTCGCCGGGCATTTCCACGACACTTATGGCCAGGCCATGGCCAATATCTACGCCAGCCTGCTGGAAGGCATCACGGTGTTCGACAGCTCCATCGCAGGCCTCGGCGGCTGCCCGTATGCCAAGGGCGCCAGCGGTAACGTCGCCACCGAAGACGTGTTGTACCTGCTCAACGGCCTGGGTATCGAGACCGGCGTCGACATGGAGCGCCTGATCCTGGCGGGCCAACAAATCTGCAACGTACTGGGCCGCCCCACCGGTTCGCGCGTCGCGAAGGCACGTAGCGCCCAGTGA
- a CDS encoding GNAT family N-acetyltransferase: protein MPETSTAIADIHRLDSGYSREARSLLYHAYRHEPTFKYLFEAERPGYEQRVRATVRELVKQHFLQDLPAIGLVVNDRLIGMALIAPPQRRLGITESWAWRLRMVLSTGFRCTRRYLDYHMAVAACIPSDSVHVLPLLGIHPQFQGKHFGEQLLEAVHNWCAVDEHSQGVVLDTGNPRYLEFYKRQGYEEIGEVAVGPILEHVFFHANPQVLHRATA, encoded by the coding sequence ATGCCTGAAACCTCGACCGCCATTGCCGACATCCACCGGCTCGACAGCGGCTATTCGCGTGAAGCCCGCTCGTTGCTGTATCACGCATACCGCCATGAACCGACCTTCAAGTACTTGTTCGAGGCCGAACGGCCCGGTTATGAGCAGCGGGTACGGGCGACGGTGCGCGAGTTGGTCAAACAGCACTTTCTTCAGGATTTACCCGCCATCGGGCTGGTGGTCAATGACCGATTGATCGGCATGGCGCTGATCGCGCCGCCGCAACGTCGGCTGGGGATTACCGAAAGCTGGGCCTGGCGCTTGCGCATGGTGCTCAGCACCGGATTTCGCTGCACGCGGCGTTACCTGGATTACCACATGGCCGTGGCGGCGTGCATACCCTCGGACTCGGTGCATGTCTTGCCGTTGCTGGGGATTCATCCGCAGTTCCAGGGCAAGCACTTCGGCGAGCAGCTACTCGAAGCCGTGCACAACTGGTGCGCCGTCGACGAGCATTCCCAGGGCGTGGTACTCGACACGGGCAATCCGCGTTACCTGGAGTTCTACAAACGCCAGGGTTACGAGGAGATCGGTGAGGTGGCGGTCGGCCCGATCCTGGAGCATGTGTTTTTCCACGCCAACCCGCAGGTGTTGCACCGCGCTACGGCTTGA
- a CDS encoding LysR family transcriptional regulator: protein MNLSKVDLNLFIVFDAIYTEANLTRAGQIIGITQPAVSNALARLRETFNDPLFVRTAQGMVPTPMAQNIIGPVRNALSLLRISVQESRIFNPLQAAKTYRISMTDLTEAVILPPLFQRLRRLAPTVIIESFLSKRRETTKDLAAGRLDFAVDAPLNTDPQVRHVKLMEDRYVCAMRKGHPLASKEKLTLDDYLSLTHIHISSRRSGLGHVDLALGKMGIQRKIALRSQHYLMASQVLQQTDMVMTVPERFARRHDLHAFNLPVNDVPPVETHLYWHESTDQDPANRWMREQMIELCQQVTAHEKKHDKV, encoded by the coding sequence ATGAATCTGAGCAAGGTCGATCTCAACCTTTTCATCGTCTTTGACGCGATCTACACCGAAGCCAATCTGACCCGCGCCGGGCAGATAATCGGCATTACCCAGCCGGCGGTGTCGAACGCTCTGGCCCGCCTGCGCGAGACGTTCAACGACCCGCTGTTCGTGCGCACCGCCCAGGGCATGGTGCCCACGCCGATGGCGCAAAACATCATCGGCCCGGTGCGCAACGCCCTGTCGCTGCTGCGGATCTCGGTGCAGGAAAGCCGGATTTTCAACCCGTTGCAGGCGGCCAAGACCTACCGCATCAGCATGACCGACCTCACCGAAGCGGTGATCCTGCCGCCGCTGTTCCAACGCCTGCGACGCCTGGCGCCTACGGTGATTATTGAGAGTTTTCTGTCAAAACGCCGCGAAACCACCAAGGACCTGGCGGCCGGGCGCCTGGATTTTGCTGTCGACGCACCGCTCAACACCGACCCGCAAGTGCGCCACGTCAAGTTGATGGAGGACCGTTACGTGTGCGCCATGCGCAAGGGGCATCCGCTGGCGAGCAAGGAAAAACTCACCCTCGATGATTACCTGTCGCTGACTCACATCCACATCTCCAGCCGTCGCAGCGGCCTCGGCCATGTGGACCTGGCGCTGGGCAAAATGGGCATCCAGCGCAAGATCGCCCTGCGCTCGCAGCATTACCTGATGGCATCGCAAGTGTTGCAGCAGACCGACATGGTGATGACCGTGCCGGAGCGGTTTGCCCGTCGTCATGACCTGCACGCCTTCAACCTCCCGGTCAACGATGTACCGCCGGTGGAAACCCACTTGTATTGGCACGAAAGCACCGATCAGGACCCGGCGAACCGCTGGATGCGCGAGCAGATGATCGAGTTGTGCCAGCAGGTGACGGCGCATGAGAAGAAGCACGACAAGGTGTAG
- a CDS encoding acyl-CoA dehydrogenase: protein MDFAYSPKVQELRERVTAFMDAYVYPAEAVFERQVAEGDRWQPTAIMEELKNKAKAEGLWNLFLPESELGAGLTNLEYAPLAEIMGRSLLGPEPFNCSAPDTGNMEVLVRYANEEQKQRWLAPLLRGEIRSAFAMTEPDVASSDATNMAARAVRDGDEWVITGKKWWTSGACDPRCKILIFMGLSNPDAPRHQQHSMILVPVDAPGVKIVRPLPVFGYDDAPHGHAEVLFDNVRVPYENVLLGEGRGFEIAQGRLGPGRIHHCMRSIGMAERALELMCKRSINRTAFGKPLARLGGNIDKIADSRMEIDMARLLTLKAAYMMDTVGNKVAKSEIAQIKVVAPNVALKVIDRAIQIHGGAGVSNDFPLAYMYAMQRTLRLADGPDEVHRAAVGKFEIGKYVPEEMLRSGH, encoded by the coding sequence ATGGATTTCGCCTATTCCCCCAAGGTTCAGGAACTGCGTGAACGCGTGACCGCGTTCATGGATGCTTACGTTTATCCAGCCGAAGCGGTGTTCGAGCGTCAGGTCGCCGAAGGCGATCGCTGGCAGCCGACGGCGATCATGGAAGAGCTGAAAAACAAGGCCAAGGCCGAAGGCCTGTGGAACCTGTTTTTACCGGAGTCGGAATTGGGCGCCGGCCTGACCAACCTGGAATACGCACCCCTGGCGGAAATCATGGGCCGCTCCTTGCTCGGGCCGGAGCCGTTCAACTGCTCGGCGCCGGACACCGGCAACATGGAAGTGCTGGTGCGTTACGCCAATGAAGAGCAGAAACAACGCTGGCTGGCGCCGCTGCTGCGTGGCGAGATCCGTTCGGCGTTCGCCATGACCGAACCGGACGTGGCGTCTTCCGACGCCACCAACATGGCTGCCCGTGCCGTGCGTGACGGCGATGAGTGGGTGATCACCGGCAAAAAATGGTGGACGTCGGGCGCTTGCGACCCGCGCTGCAAAATCCTGATCTTCATGGGCCTGAGCAATCCCGATGCGCCGCGTCATCAGCAGCACTCGATGATTCTGGTGCCGGTGGATGCCCCAGGTGTGAAGATCGTGCGCCCGCTGCCGGTGTTCGGGTATGACGATGCGCCACACGGTCACGCCGAGGTGTTGTTCGACAACGTCCGGGTGCCTTACGAAAACGTGTTGTTGGGGGAGGGCCGTGGATTTGAAATTGCCCAGGGTCGTCTTGGCCCGGGGCGGATTCACCACTGCATGCGCTCGATCGGCATGGCGGAGCGGGCACTGGAATTGATGTGCAAACGCTCGATCAATCGCACGGCATTCGGCAAGCCGCTGGCACGCCTGGGTGGCAACATCGACAAGATCGCCGATTCGCGGATGGAAATCGACATGGCGCGGCTGCTGACGCTCAAAGCGGCGTACATGATGGACACCGTGGGCAACAAGGTCGCGAAAAGCGAAATCGCCCAGATCAAAGTGGTCGCGCCTAACGTGGCGTTGAAGGTCATCGACCGGGCGATCCAGATCCATGGCGGCGCCGGGGTTTCCAATGATTTCCCGCTGGCCTACATGTATGCAATGCAGCGCACTTTGCGTCTGGCCGATGGCCCGGACGAAGTACACCGCGCCGCAGTCGGCAAGTTCGAAATCGGCAAGTACGTGCCTGAAGAGATGCTGCGCAGCGGGCATTGA
- a CDS encoding carboxyl transferase domain-containing protein, with protein sequence MILHTQLNPRSAEFATNRTAMLVQVDALHTLLAQVQQGGGAKAQERHTSRGKLLPRERINRLLDPGSPFLEISQLAAYEVYGEDVPAAGVIAGIGRVEGVECMIVANDATVKGGSYYPLTVKKHLRAQTIAQQNRLPCIYLVDSGGANLPRQDEVFPDREHFGRIFFNQANMSAMGIPQIAVVMGSCTAGGAYVPAMADEAIMVRQQATIFLAGPPLVKAATGEVVSAEDLGGADVHCKISGVADHYADSDEHALALARRSVANLNWRKLGELQQRTPIAPLYASDELYGVVSADAKQPFDVREVIARLVDGSVFDEFKALFGTTLVCGFAHLHGYPIAILANNGILFAEAAQKGAHFIELACQRGIPLLFLQNITGFMVGQKYEAGGIAKHGAKLVTAVACAKVPKFTVIIGGSFGAGNYGMCGRAYDPRFLWMWPNARIGVMGAEQAAGVLVQVKREQAERSGQAFSAAQEAEIKQPILDQYEQQGHPYYSSARLWDDGVIDPAQTRDVLALALSASLNAPIEPSRFGVFRM encoded by the coding sequence ATGATTTTGCATACCCAGCTCAACCCCCGCTCCGCAGAGTTCGCGACCAACCGCACGGCGATGCTTGTACAGGTCGACGCCCTGCACACACTGCTGGCTCAGGTTCAACAAGGCGGCGGCGCCAAAGCCCAGGAACGTCACACCTCGCGCGGCAAACTGTTGCCCCGTGAGCGGATCAACCGCTTGCTCGACCCAGGCTCGCCCTTCCTGGAAATCAGCCAACTGGCGGCCTACGAGGTCTACGGCGAAGACGTTCCCGCCGCTGGCGTGATTGCCGGTATCGGTCGCGTCGAAGGCGTCGAATGCATGATCGTCGCCAACGACGCCACGGTAAAAGGCGGCTCGTACTACCCGCTGACCGTGAAAAAACACCTGCGCGCCCAAACCATCGCCCAACAAAATCGCCTGCCGTGCATCTACCTGGTGGACTCGGGCGGCGCCAACCTGCCGCGTCAGGATGAAGTGTTCCCGGACCGCGAGCACTTCGGGCGGATTTTCTTCAACCAGGCCAACATGAGCGCCATGGGCATTCCACAGATCGCCGTGGTGATGGGCTCTTGCACTGCGGGCGGCGCGTACGTCCCGGCCATGGCCGATGAAGCGATCATGGTCCGTCAGCAGGCAACGATTTTCCTCGCCGGCCCGCCGCTGGTGAAAGCCGCGACCGGTGAAGTGGTCAGCGCCGAAGACCTTGGCGGGGCCGATGTGCACTGCAAGATTTCTGGCGTGGCCGACCACTACGCCGACAGCGATGAACACGCCTTGGCCCTGGCGCGACGCAGCGTGGCCAACCTCAACTGGCGCAAGCTTGGCGAGTTGCAGCAACGCACCCCGATTGCCCCGCTCTATGCCAGCGATGAACTGTACGGCGTGGTCTCGGCCGATGCCAAGCAGCCGTTCGATGTGCGCGAAGTGATTGCACGGCTGGTGGACGGCTCGGTGTTCGATGAGTTCAAGGCCTTGTTCGGCACCACGCTGGTGTGTGGTTTTGCGCACTTGCACGGTTACCCGATTGCGATCCTCGCCAACAACGGCATCCTCTTCGCCGAGGCTGCGCAGAAAGGCGCGCACTTTATCGAACTGGCTTGCCAGCGCGGCATTCCGTTGCTGTTTTTGCAGAACATCACCGGCTTCATGGTCGGGCAGAAGTACGAGGCTGGCGGCATCGCCAAACACGGCGCGAAACTGGTGACGGCGGTGGCCTGCGCCAAGGTGCCGAAGTTCACCGTAATCATCGGCGGCAGTTTCGGCGCTGGTAACTACGGCATGTGCGGGCGCGCCTACGACCCGCGATTCCTGTGGATGTGGCCGAACGCACGGATTGGCGTGATGGGCGCCGAGCAGGCGGCAGGCGTGCTGGTGCAGGTCAAGCGCGAGCAGGCAGAGCGCAGCGGCCAGGCGTTCAGCGCCGCACAGGAAGCCGAGATCAAGCAACCGATTCTCGACCAGTACGAACAGCAGGGTCACCCCTACTACTCCAGCGCCCGCTTGTGGGATGACGGCGTGATCGACCCGGCGCAGACCCGCGACGTGCTGGCCCTGGCCTTGTCCGCATCGCTGAATGCGCCTATCGAACCGAGCCGCTTCGGCGTGTTCCGGATGTGA
- the xthA gene encoding exodeoxyribonuclease III, translating to MKIVSFNINGLRARPHQLAALIEKHQPDVIGLQETKVHDDQFPLAEVQALGYHVHYHGQKGHYGVALLSRQAPIELHKGFASDEEDAQRRFIWGTFADANGTPVTIMNGYFPQGESRDHPTKFPAKERFYNDLQTLLETRFSNDQPLVVMGDVNISPEDCDIGIGPDNMKRWLKTGKCSFLPEEREWMARLKNWGLVDSFRHLNPDVNDRFSWFDYRSRGFEDEPKRGLRIDLIMASQGLLPRVKAAGVDYDLRGMEKPSDHAPIWLELN from the coding sequence ATGAAGATCGTCTCGTTCAACATCAATGGCCTGCGCGCCCGCCCCCATCAACTGGCGGCGCTGATCGAGAAGCACCAGCCAGACGTCATTGGCCTGCAGGAAACCAAGGTCCATGACGACCAGTTCCCGCTGGCCGAAGTCCAGGCCCTGGGCTACCACGTGCATTACCACGGGCAAAAAGGTCATTACGGTGTCGCCCTGCTGTCGCGCCAGGCACCGATTGAACTGCACAAAGGCTTTGCCAGCGATGAAGAAGACGCTCAGCGGCGTTTCATCTGGGGCACTTTCGCCGATGCCAACGGCACGCCGGTGACCATCATGAACGGCTACTTCCCACAAGGTGAAAGCCGCGACCACCCGACCAAGTTCCCGGCCAAGGAACGTTTCTACAACGACTTGCAGACGCTGCTCGAAACCCGTTTCAGCAACGACCAACCGCTTGTGGTCATGGGCGACGTGAACATTTCCCCGGAAGACTGCGACATCGGCATTGGCCCGGACAACATGAAACGCTGGCTGAAAACCGGCAAATGCAGCTTCCTGCCGGAAGAGCGCGAGTGGATGGCACGCTTGAAAAACTGGGGGTTGGTGGACAGTTTCCGGCACCTCAACCCGGACGTGAACGACCGTTTCAGCTGGTTCGATTACCGCAGCCGCGGCTTTGAAGACGAGCCCAAGCGTGGCCTGCGCATTGACCTGATCATGGCCTCCCAAGGGCTGTTGCCACGGGTCAAGGCGGCTGGCGTCGACTACGATTTGCGCGGCATGGAAAAACCGTCGGACCACGCACCGATCTGGCTTGAACTGAACTGA
- a CDS encoding gamma-carboxygeranoyl-CoA hydratase, with protein MNDFNTLELLTDPRGFATLWLSREAKNNAFNAEMIRELILALDKVSADPALRFLLVRGRGKHFSAGADLAWMQQSAELDYHTNLDDARELAELMYNLAKLKIPTLAVVQGAAYGGALGLISCCDMAIGADDAQFCLSEVRIGLAPAVISPFVVQAIGERAARRYALTAERFSGQRAREIGLLSDSYPIGELEVRLQQWIDNLLLNSPQAMRASKDLLREVGNGELTPALRRYTENAIARIRVSPEGQEGLRAFLQKRPPGWQPVTTKEPR; from the coding sequence ATGAACGACTTCAACACCCTTGAACTGCTGACCGACCCCCGCGGTTTCGCCACGTTGTGGCTCAGCCGTGAAGCCAAAAACAACGCGTTCAACGCCGAGATGATTCGCGAATTGATCCTGGCCCTGGACAAGGTGTCGGCAGACCCCGCGTTGCGTTTCCTGCTGGTGCGCGGGCGCGGCAAGCATTTCAGCGCGGGCGCCGACCTGGCCTGGATGCAGCAATCGGCCGAACTCGACTACCACACCAACCTGGACGACGCCCGGGAACTGGCCGAGCTGATGTACAACCTCGCCAAACTGAAAATCCCTACCCTGGCGGTGGTGCAAGGCGCAGCCTATGGCGGTGCACTGGGGCTGATCAGTTGCTGCGACATGGCCATCGGTGCCGACGACGCGCAGTTCTGCCTCTCGGAAGTGCGCATCGGCCTGGCCCCGGCGGTCATCAGCCCATTCGTTGTGCAAGCCATCGGTGAGCGTGCTGCGCGGCGTTACGCGCTGACCGCCGAACGTTTCAGTGGCCAGCGGGCCCGTGAAATCGGCTTGCTGAGCGACAGCTACCCGATCGGCGAACTGGAAGTGCGACTCCAGCAGTGGATCGACAACCTGCTGCTCAACAGCCCTCAAGCCATGCGCGCCAGCAAGGACTTGCTGCGCGAAGTCGGCAACGGCGAACTGACCCCGGCGCTGCGGCGCTACACCGAAAACGCCATTGCCCGCATTCGTGTCAGCCCTGAAGGCCAGGAAGGTCTGCGGGCCTTCCTGCAAAAACGTCCGCCAGGCTGGCAGCCCGTCACTACCAAGGAGCCGCGTTGA
- a CDS encoding autotransporter assembly complex family protein, whose amino-acid sequence MKFPGRFTSGLLVLFSSTAALAHSELDVRIKPSNDELKANIEGYIGDLGDRDEAALLRFSRGAEEQARKAAQALGYYQPHIESTVKDGKSPRLVLTIDPGEPIHLRNVTVRIDGAAAALKSFRVPKSDLLKPGAVLNHGHYEDAKRLIQNQASRYGFFSGRFTSQKLLVDPLAGVADIELIYDSGPRYALGKVSFTGDTPFDEDLLQRMVPFKSGAPYDSELIAELNQALQSSGYFDSVRVDAAPTAAANDVIPVAVKLDTRKPRTMGLGLGFSTDVGPRAKANWTRHWVNPQGHSYGWEAELSAPRQNVGLWYDIPLDPPLTDKLRFAGGYQYEELANTDSLSKLLTLGPEWHSKLPSGWQRVISLKWQREEYRLGDDSGLSNLLMPGVSYSYLRSDNRIDPHNGYRLQFDTKVAKEGLASDTNLLYGTALFKGLTTVWDNHRLLGRVQVGGSATNGYKSVPPSLRFFAGGDQSVRGYDYQSLSPENADGDRIGGRYMVALSAEYQYSIAEKWRIATFVDQGNSFNKLELPNLKTGVGVGVRWVSPVGPIRLDLAHALDDDGGIRLHFSMGPEL is encoded by the coding sequence ATGAAATTTCCAGGAAGATTTACCAGCGGTTTGCTGGTGCTGTTCAGCAGCACGGCGGCCCTGGCACACAGTGAATTGGACGTGCGGATCAAACCGTCCAACGACGAACTCAAGGCCAACATTGAAGGGTACATCGGCGATCTCGGCGATCGCGATGAAGCTGCCTTGTTGCGCTTCAGTCGTGGCGCCGAAGAGCAGGCGCGCAAGGCTGCCCAGGCGTTGGGTTATTACCAGCCCCATATAGAAAGCACGGTCAAGGACGGCAAATCGCCAAGGCTGGTGCTGACCATCGACCCCGGCGAACCCATTCACCTGCGCAACGTGACCGTGCGCATCGACGGCGCGGCGGCTGCGCTCAAGTCCTTTCGCGTGCCCAAAAGCGATCTGCTCAAACCCGGTGCAGTGCTCAACCATGGCCATTACGAAGACGCCAAGCGGCTGATCCAGAACCAGGCCTCGCGCTACGGTTTTTTCAGTGGGCGTTTTACCAGTCAGAAGCTGTTGGTCGACCCGCTGGCCGGGGTGGCCGACATCGAATTGATCTACGACAGCGGCCCGCGTTATGCGCTGGGCAAGGTCAGTTTTACCGGCGACACACCGTTCGACGAAGACCTGCTGCAACGCATGGTGCCGTTCAAGAGCGGCGCGCCTTATGACTCCGAGCTGATCGCCGAACTCAATCAGGCCCTGCAATCGAGCGGCTATTTTGACTCGGTGCGCGTTGACGCCGCACCGACCGCGGCGGCCAACGACGTGATTCCGGTGGCCGTCAAACTCGACACCCGCAAGCCGCGCACCATGGGCCTTGGCCTGGGTTTTTCGACAGACGTCGGGCCACGTGCCAAGGCCAACTGGACCCGGCATTGGGTCAACCCCCAAGGTCACAGCTATGGCTGGGAGGCCGAGTTGTCGGCGCCTCGGCAAAACGTCGGCCTGTGGTACGACATTCCACTGGACCCGCCGCTCACCGACAAATTGCGGTTTGCCGGTGGCTATCAGTATGAAGAACTGGCCAACACGGACAGCCTGAGCAAGTTGCTCACCCTGGGCCCGGAATGGCACAGCAAGTTGCCCAGCGGCTGGCAGCGGGTGATTTCGCTTAAATGGCAACGTGAGGAATACCGCCTCGGCGATGACTCGGGCCTCAGTAATTTGCTGATGCCCGGCGTCAGCTACTCCTATTTGCGCAGCGACAATCGCATCGATCCGCACAACGGTTATCGCCTGCAATTCGACACCAAGGTGGCGAAGGAAGGGTTGGCCTCGGACACCAATTTGCTCTACGGCACAGCACTGTTCAAAGGCCTGACCACGGTCTGGGACAACCACCGGTTGCTCGGGCGCGTGCAGGTCGGTGGCAGCGCCACCAACGGCTACAAATCCGTTCCGCCGTCATTGCGCTTCTTCGCCGGTGGCGACCAGAGCGTGCGGGGTTACGACTACCAGAGCCTGTCCCCGGAGAACGCCGACGGTGACCGAATCGGTGGCCGCTACATGGTCGCGCTCAGTGCGGAGTATCAATACTCGATTGCCGAAAAATGGCGGATCGCGACCTTTGTCGACCAGGGCAACTCCTTCAACAAACTCGAACTGCCGAACCTCAAGACCGGTGTCGGTGTCGGCGTGCGCTGGGTGTCACCCGTGGGCCCGATTCGCCTCGACCTGGCTCATGCGCTGGACGACGACGGCGGTATTCGTTTGCACTTTTCCATGGGGCCTGAGCTGTGA
- a CDS encoding isovaleryl-CoA dehydrogenase, which produces MSYPTLNFALGETIDMLRDQVRAFVAKEIAPRAAQIDIDNLFPADLWRKFGDMGLLGITVPEEYGGAGLGYLAHVVAMEEISRGSASVALSYGAHSNLCVNQINRNGNHEQKSKYLPKLISGEHIGALAMSEPNAGSDVVSMKLRADKRGDHYVLNGSKTWITNGPDANTYVIYAKTDLEKGAHGITAFIVERDWKGFSRSNKFDKLGMRGSNTCELFFDDVEVPEENILGVLNGGVKVLMSGLDYERVVLSGGPTGIMQACMDLIVPYIHDRKQFGQSIGEFQLIQGKVADMYTQLNASRAYLYAVAQACERGETTRKDAAGVILYSAERATQMALDAIQILGGNGYINEFPAGRLLRDAKLYEIGAGTSEIRRMLIGRELFNETK; this is translated from the coding sequence ATGAGCTATCCGACCCTGAACTTCGCCCTTGGCGAAACCATCGACATGCTGCGTGACCAGGTCCGCGCCTTCGTTGCCAAGGAAATCGCCCCGCGCGCCGCGCAGATCGACATCGACAACCTGTTCCCCGCCGACCTGTGGCGCAAGTTCGGGGACATGGGCCTGCTGGGCATCACCGTGCCGGAAGAATACGGCGGCGCTGGCCTGGGTTACCTGGCGCACGTGGTGGCCATGGAAGAAATCAGCCGCGGCTCGGCCTCGGTCGCCCTCTCCTACGGCGCGCACTCCAACCTCTGCGTCAACCAGATCAACCGCAACGGCAACCACGAGCAAAAAAGCAAATACCTGCCCAAGCTGATCAGCGGCGAACACATCGGCGCCCTGGCCATGAGCGAGCCGAACGCCGGTTCCGACGTGGTCTCGATGAAGCTGCGGGCCGACAAGCGCGGCGACCACTACGTCCTCAACGGCAGCAAAACCTGGATCACCAACGGCCCGGACGCCAACACCTACGTGATCTACGCCAAGACCGACCTGGAAAAAGGCGCCCACGGCATCACCGCATTTATTGTTGAGCGCGACTGGAAAGGTTTCAGCCGCAGCAATAAATTCGACAAGCTCGGCATGCGCGGTTCGAACACCTGCGAGCTGTTTTTCGACGACGTTGAAGTGCCGGAAGAAAACATCCTCGGCGTGCTCAACGGCGGTGTGAAGGTGTTGATGAGCGGCCTCGACTACGAGCGCGTGGTGCTCTCCGGCGGTCCGACCGGGATCATGCAGGCCTGCATGGACCTCATCGTCCCGTACATCCATGACCGTAAACAGTTCGGCCAGAGCATCGGCGAATTCCAGCTGATCCAGGGCAAGGTCGCCGACATGTACACCCAGCTCAACGCCAGCCGCGCCTACCTGTACGCAGTGGCCCAGGCTTGCGAACGCGGCGAAACCACCCGCAAGGACGCCGCCGGGGTGATCCTCTACAGCGCCGAACGTGCGACCCAAATGGCCCTCGACGCGATCCAGATTCTGGGCGGCAACGGCTACATCAACGAGTTCCCGGCAGGCCGCCTGTTGCGCGACGCCAAACTCTATGAAATCGGCGCCGGCACCAGCGAAATCCGCCGCATGCTGATTGGTCGCGAACTGTTTAACGAGACAAAGTAA